The Acomys russatus chromosome 3, mAcoRus1.1, whole genome shotgun sequence genome has a window encoding:
- the LOC127187153 gene encoding olfactory receptor 4E1-like produces the protein MAAVRNDEEKLGAMDRAVLLNQTSVTLFRLRGLSVNPKIQMAVFVMFLIFYILTLIGNILIVITIIYDRRLHTPMYFFLSNLSFIDVCHSTVTVPKMLRDTLSEEKLISFDACVVQIFFLRLFACTEIFLLTVMAYDRYVAICKPLQYMTVMNWKVCMILGVALWTAGTIHSISFTSLTIKLPYCGPDEIDNFFCDVPQVINLACTDTHIIEILIVSNSGLISVVCFVIIVVSYAVILMSLRQQISEGKRKALSTCAAHLTVVTLFLGHCIFIYSRPSISFPEDKIVSAFFAAVTPLLNPIIYTLRNEDMKNALNKLIRRKEK, from the coding sequence ggcCGTCCTCCTCAATCAAACTTCGGTGACGTTATTCCGGCTCAGAGGTTTATCTGTGAATCCGAAGATACAGATGGCTGTGTTTGTCATGTTCCTCATTTTCTACATCCTGACACTGATTGGTAACATCCTCATTGTCATAACGATCATTTACGACCGCCGGCTCCAtacccccatgtacttcttcctcagcaaTCTGTCCTTTATTGATGTCTGCCATTCCACTGTCACTGTCCCAAAGATGCTCAGAGACACCTTGTCAGAAGAAAAGCTCATCTCTTTTGATGCCTGCGTGGTCCAGATATTCTTCCTGCGCCTCTTTGCCTGCACGGAGATCTTCCTGCTTACTGTCATGGCCTATGATCGATATGTGGCCATTTGTAAACCCTTGCAGTACATGACAGTGATGAACTGGAAGGTGTGTATGATACTGGGTGTGGCCCTATGGACAGCGGGGACCATCCACTCCATATCTTTTACCTCACTCACCATCAAGCTGCCCTACTGTGGTCCTGATGAGATTGACAACTTCTTCTGTGATGTACCTCAGGTGATTAATCTGGCTTGCACTGACACCCACATCATTGAGATTCTCATTGTCTCCAACAGTGGGCTGATCTCTGTGGTATGTTTTGTGATTATTGTAGTGTCCTACGCAGTGATCCTCATGAGTCTGAGACAACAGATCTCTGAAGGCAAGAGGAAAGCCCTGTCCACATGTGCAGCCCACCTCACCGTGGTCACACTGTTTCTGGGACACTGTATCTTCATCTATTCACGCCCATCCATCAGCTTTCCAGAGGACAAGATTGTATCTGCTTTCTTTGCTGCTGTCACCCCTCTACTGAACCCTATAATCTATACCCTTAGGAATGAGGACATGAAGAACGCCTTAAACAAGTTAatcaggaggaaagaaaagtaa